One genomic segment of Streptomyces sp. NBC_00239 includes these proteins:
- a CDS encoding helix-turn-helix domain-containing protein — MRLTKQDLIPGTEERGATPRAISDGFDPTRLTQARRLAEMTKKDVAVQLGVTPAAVGQYETGVSKPRPDLVPRLAEILGVPVTFFLLGRPANRLDASMAHFRSLRSTPKSQRERALAFAEQVWELTYALEQRIQLPLVDLPGFAGGEVHPGEELSTDPASAARELRRRWGLGDGPVTHLVRRMESHGIVVVMPPASDPSAASVDAFSTRAARPLVVLTANRADDIYRHRFTAAHELGHLVLHGDATGDSRQEKEADAFAAEFLTPQDSILPLLPRRMDFARLAELREVWGVSLHSLVYRCRELGLISDATASRTYQRLRALDGQPGFTAESVSSFPGEQPSLLGQAFDLAAKEAGLSVAQLAHELAWTSKRVQDLLGVQEQRPVLRLVQ, encoded by the coding sequence ATGCGACTCACTAAGCAAGACCTGATTCCCGGTACGGAAGAACGAGGCGCCACGCCGCGTGCCATCTCCGACGGCTTCGATCCCACCCGGCTGACGCAAGCCCGTCGGTTGGCGGAGATGACGAAGAAGGACGTGGCGGTACAGCTCGGGGTAACGCCTGCCGCGGTGGGTCAGTACGAGACGGGTGTGTCGAAGCCACGACCTGACTTGGTTCCCCGTCTCGCCGAGATCCTCGGGGTTCCGGTGACGTTCTTCCTGCTGGGACGACCGGCCAATCGGCTCGACGCGTCCATGGCGCACTTCCGAAGCCTGCGCAGCACGCCGAAGTCCCAGCGAGAGCGAGCGCTCGCCTTCGCCGAGCAGGTCTGGGAGCTCACGTACGCGCTGGAACAGCGGATCCAGTTGCCTCTCGTCGATCTGCCCGGTTTCGCCGGCGGGGAGGTCCACCCCGGTGAAGAGCTGTCCACCGACCCCGCGTCCGCCGCCCGCGAGCTGCGCAGGCGCTGGGGCCTCGGTGACGGCCCTGTCACGCACCTCGTGCGGCGGATGGAATCCCACGGGATCGTGGTGGTCATGCCGCCTGCTAGCGATCCTTCCGCGGCGAGCGTGGACGCCTTCTCCACCCGGGCCGCGCGCCCACTCGTCGTACTAACGGCCAACCGGGCAGACGACATCTACCGGCACCGGTTCACCGCCGCGCATGAACTGGGCCACCTGGTGCTTCACGGCGATGCCACCGGTGACAGTCGCCAGGAAAAGGAGGCCGACGCCTTCGCGGCCGAGTTCCTGACCCCTCAGGACAGCATCCTGCCGCTCCTGCCACGGCGAATGGATTTTGCACGGCTGGCCGAGCTCAGAGAGGTCTGGGGAGTCTCCCTCCACTCGCTCGTCTACCGCTGCCGCGAGCTGGGACTGATCTCCGACGCCACGGCCAGCAGGACCTACCAGCGCCTACGCGCTCTCGACGGTCAGCCGGGGTTCACCGCGGAATCGGTATCGAGCTTCCCGGGTGAACAACCTTCGCTGCTCGGACAGGCCTTCGACCTGGCTGCGAAGGAAGCGGGACTTTCCGTCGCCCAACTGGCTCATGAACTGGCCTGGACTAGCAAGAGGGTGCAGGACCTGCTGGGCGTCCAGGAACAGAGGCCGGTGCTCCGGCTGGTCCAGTAG
- a CDS encoding relaxase/mobilization nuclease domain-containing protein: MIAKISKAGADTRGVLRYLYGEGRANEHTDPHLVASFDGFAPDPGRDETATRTQLATVLDLRVKQAGDRAPDKHVWHCSVRAAPEDRTLTDDEWAVIARRVLNATGIAPAGDPDACRWVAVRHADDHIHIVATKVRGDLREPRHWNDYARADKELAAIEKEYGLRQVIRGDRTAAKRPTRAEQEKARRTGRTTTPRERLRTTVRTALSAATSTEEFFQVLAGAGVLVDVQHFPSGDVRGYKVALDGDTNKDGHPVWFSGSTLAPDLSYPKIAERFTSMFAPASPESDNSRPAWQQVTDATDRLPDLLDRSEEGVAQAHIAVLAETLDALPLIAPVDLQPQLLQAAAAFERANRSRIRARHEQAQATRRAVKAIVREPAPKDAAALAIMLDVICLAAIAARHWHQVRQHDQQAEAARQTAEHLYAAYQQASSQPTALLAQRGRRLAVRVQQRQMAILRHALPELAEQILTEPTWPALAASLADTQAAGHDPAALLTEAATRRELDTATSISDVLVWRLRRLADLPPQPAPRQSIAAPPPVRSAERTQQRRIR, translated from the coding sequence TTGATCGCGAAGATCAGCAAGGCCGGCGCCGACACCCGCGGTGTCCTGCGTTACCTCTACGGAGAAGGCCGTGCCAACGAACACACCGACCCCCACCTCGTGGCGTCCTTCGACGGCTTCGCCCCCGACCCTGGCCGCGACGAGACCGCCACCCGCACCCAGCTCGCCACGGTTCTCGACCTTCGCGTCAAGCAGGCAGGCGACCGCGCCCCCGACAAGCACGTGTGGCACTGCTCGGTCCGGGCCGCACCCGAGGACCGGACCCTGACGGACGACGAATGGGCGGTGATCGCCCGCCGGGTCCTGAACGCCACCGGCATCGCCCCGGCCGGCGACCCCGACGCCTGCCGGTGGGTCGCTGTCCGCCACGCCGACGACCACATCCACATCGTCGCCACCAAGGTCCGCGGAGACCTCCGCGAGCCCCGCCACTGGAACGACTACGCGCGTGCAGACAAGGAACTCGCCGCCATCGAGAAGGAGTACGGGCTCCGCCAGGTCATACGCGGCGACCGGACCGCCGCCAAGCGGCCCACACGCGCCGAGCAGGAGAAGGCCCGCCGCACCGGCCGCACCACCACGCCCAGGGAAAGGCTGCGCACCACCGTCCGCACCGCGCTCTCCGCAGCCACGAGCACGGAGGAGTTCTTCCAGGTCCTAGCCGGCGCCGGGGTGCTGGTGGACGTCCAGCACTTCCCTTCGGGGGACGTGCGCGGCTACAAGGTCGCCCTGGACGGCGACACCAACAAGGACGGGCACCCGGTGTGGTTCTCCGGCTCTACCCTCGCCCCGGACCTTTCCTACCCCAAGATCGCAGAGCGCTTCACCAGCATGTTCGCACCGGCCAGCCCGGAGAGCGACAACAGCCGTCCGGCGTGGCAGCAGGTTACCGACGCCACCGACCGCCTCCCCGACCTCCTCGACCGCAGCGAAGAAGGCGTAGCGCAGGCACACATCGCGGTCCTCGCCGAAACCCTCGACGCCCTCCCGTTGATCGCACCCGTCGACCTACAGCCGCAGCTCCTCCAGGCAGCAGCCGCGTTCGAGCGCGCCAACCGATCCCGCATCCGAGCCCGCCACGAACAGGCACAGGCCACCCGGCGGGCGGTCAAGGCGATCGTGCGGGAACCCGCCCCGAAGGACGCAGCCGCCCTGGCGATCATGCTCGACGTGATCTGCCTCGCGGCCATCGCGGCCCGGCACTGGCACCAGGTCCGCCAGCACGACCAGCAAGCCGAAGCCGCCCGCCAGACGGCAGAGCACCTGTACGCCGCCTACCAGCAAGCCTCATCCCAGCCCACCGCCCTGCTCGCCCAGCGGGGCCGACGCCTGGCCGTACGGGTTCAGCAGCGGCAGATGGCCATCCTCCGCCACGCGCTGCCTGAACTGGCCGAGCAGATCCTGACCGAGCCCACCTGGCCCGCCCTCGCAGCCTCCCTCGCCGACACCCAGGCTGCCGGCCACGACCCAGCCGCCCTCCTCACCGAGGCCGCTACCCGAAGGGAACTCGACACCGCCACCTCCATCAGCGACGTCCTCGTCTGGCGCCTGCGCCGCCTCGCCGACCTGCCACCGCAACCCGCCCCAAGGCAGTCGATAGCTGCTCCTCCCCCAGTCAGGTCAGCCGAACGCACCCAGCAGCGCCGTATTCGCTGA
- a CDS encoding NUDIX hydrolase, producing MIERVRAVLVTADDTMLVIRRTKPGTPVYWVLPGGGVEESDESREAALHREIHEEIAGKADIVRLLHTMESDTDRQLFYLARIATWSFEDRTGPEFSAEGRGEYALEEIPLTVEGVDSIDLMPEEIAHVLRGAISSGSLGGEATR from the coding sequence ATGATCGAACGAGTCCGAGCCGTCCTCGTCACCGCGGACGACACGATGCTGGTCATCCGCCGCACCAAGCCCGGAACCCCCGTGTACTGGGTGCTGCCCGGTGGAGGGGTCGAGGAGAGCGACGAGTCCCGGGAGGCCGCCCTCCACCGGGAGATCCACGAGGAGATCGCGGGGAAGGCCGACATCGTCCGACTCCTGCACACCATGGAGTCCGACACCGACCGTCAGCTCTTCTACCTCGCCCGCATCGCGACATGGTCCTTCGAAGACCGCACCGGCCCCGAGTTCAGCGCCGAGGGGCGCGGCGAATACGCCCTGGAGGAGATCCCGCTGACCGTGGAGGGGGTCGACAGCATTGACCTCATGCCTGAGGAGATCGCTCACGTCCTGCGGGGTGCCATCAGCTCCGGAAGCCTCGGGGGCGAGGCAACGCGCTGA
- the mobC gene encoding plasmid mobilization relaxosome protein MobC, with translation MAEAEPRREGAPGQEEVAGAADAGLPVAVRAADEAALYRVARRRARQKVQRKERVDVRYSLAEHTAITDEARRLNLAGAHYVGAVVMAHLDGDLTLPAQRTSHDDLIDELAALRTEIAAIGNNVNQIAKRLNSGDHPHPGDAAVLTEARQVLALARDAATSVDIVADKAATSKRAA, from the coding sequence GTGGCGGAGGCAGAACCCCGGCGCGAGGGCGCACCGGGGCAGGAGGAGGTGGCCGGTGCCGCCGACGCCGGCCTGCCCGTCGCCGTACGGGCAGCCGACGAGGCCGCGCTTTACCGCGTCGCCCGCCGTCGCGCCCGCCAGAAGGTGCAGCGCAAGGAGCGCGTCGACGTGCGCTACAGCCTCGCCGAGCACACCGCGATCACCGACGAAGCCCGCCGACTCAACCTGGCCGGTGCACACTACGTCGGCGCCGTCGTCATGGCCCACCTCGACGGCGACCTCACCCTGCCCGCCCAGCGCACCAGCCACGACGACCTGATCGACGAGCTAGCCGCCCTGCGTACGGAGATCGCCGCGATCGGCAACAACGTCAACCAGATCGCCAAGCGGCTGAACTCCGGAGACCATCCACACCCTGGGGACGCCGCCGTCCTCACGGAGGCCCGGCAGGTCCTCGCCCTCGCCCGCGACGCCGCCACGTCAGTCGATATCGTGGCGGACAAGGCCGCCACATCGAAACGGGCGGCCTGA